One Onthophagus taurus isolate NC chromosome 11, IU_Otau_3.0, whole genome shotgun sequence genomic window carries:
- the LOC111427814 gene encoding lysoplasmalogenase TMEM86A-like isoform X2, whose protein sequence is MKTSNRCFQFGGVLTKLIPYFIAVVIYFTDFIPIESDIVGIVIKCLPIWCLIIFVGLHTINYEKEYKWFCYMVMFGLLFGSLGDALLYIGNFIEGAASFAVGHIFYITAYGWNPRAWIFGVICYALIIGLSIYIIPYLDGFLIVGLPLYGAIIVTMLWRASARIYLKKDWTITKWFVVFCAINFVVSDAFIGIDMFVTDIPNSHYIIMSTYYVAQLGMAISVLDPRIPEKHKDIA, encoded by the exons atgaaaaccaGTAACCGTTGCTTTCAA TTCGGTGGTGTTCTAACGAAACTAATCCCTTATTTTATCGCCGTTGTGATTTATTTCACTGATTTTATTCCAATAGAAAGTGATATTGTAGgaattgttataaaatgtttaccTATTTGGTGTCTAATAATTTTCGTTGGTCTTCACACAATTAACTATGAAAAAGA GTACAAATGGTTCTGTTACATGGTAATGTTTGGTTTATTATTTGGTTCGCTCGGTGATGCGCTTTTATATATTGGTAATTTCATAGAAGGAGCTGCATCTTTTGCAGTTGGACACATTTTCTATATCACCGCTTATGGGTGGAATCCGAGAGCGTGGATTTTTGGTGTAATTTGTTATGCTTTGATAATCGGAt tatCAATTTATATAATACCATATTTAGATGGTTTCTTAATCGTTGGTTTACCACTTTATGGAGCTATAATAGTTACAATGTTATGGAGAGCTAGCGCTAGGATTTATCTGAAAAAAGATTGGACCATAACGAAATGGTTTGTCGTTTTTTGTGCTATTAATTTCGTCGTTTCAGATGCTTTTATTGGAATTGACATGTTTGTTACTGATATTCCTAACAGTCac tatattATCATGTCAACTTATTATGTTGCCCAGCTTGGAATGGCTATCAGCGTTTTAGATCCAAGGATACCAGAAAAACATAAAGATATTG CTTAA
- the LOC111427814 gene encoding lysoplasmalogenase TMEM86A-like isoform X1 produces the protein MKTSNRCFQFGGVLTKLIPYFIAVVIYFTDFIPIESDIVGIVIKCLPIWCLIIFVGLHTINYEKEYKWFCYMVMFGLLFGSLGDALLYIGNFIEGAASFAVGHIFYITAYGWNPRAWIFGVICYALIIGLSIYIIPYLDGFLIVGLPLYGAIIVTMLWRASARIYLKKDWTITKWFVVFCAINFVVSDAFIGIDMFVTDIPNSHYIIMSTYYVAQLGMAISVLDPRIPEKHKDIGKCTIFYC, from the exons atgaaaaccaGTAACCGTTGCTTTCAA TTCGGTGGTGTTCTAACGAAACTAATCCCTTATTTTATCGCCGTTGTGATTTATTTCACTGATTTTATTCCAATAGAAAGTGATATTGTAGgaattgttataaaatgtttaccTATTTGGTGTCTAATAATTTTCGTTGGTCTTCACACAATTAACTATGAAAAAGA GTACAAATGGTTCTGTTACATGGTAATGTTTGGTTTATTATTTGGTTCGCTCGGTGATGCGCTTTTATATATTGGTAATTTCATAGAAGGAGCTGCATCTTTTGCAGTTGGACACATTTTCTATATCACCGCTTATGGGTGGAATCCGAGAGCGTGGATTTTTGGTGTAATTTGTTATGCTTTGATAATCGGAt tatCAATTTATATAATACCATATTTAGATGGTTTCTTAATCGTTGGTTTACCACTTTATGGAGCTATAATAGTTACAATGTTATGGAGAGCTAGCGCTAGGATTTATCTGAAAAAAGATTGGACCATAACGAAATGGTTTGTCGTTTTTTGTGCTATTAATTTCGTCGTTTCAGATGCTTTTATTGGAATTGACATGTTTGTTACTGATATTCCTAACAGTCac tatattATCATGTCAACTTATTATGTTGCCCAGCTTGGAATGGCTATCAGCGTTTTAGATCCAAGGATACCAGAAAAACATAAAGATATTGGTAAATGcacgattttttattgttag
- the LOC111427928 gene encoding ribonuclease HI → MRKFLINLVEFYYVNVNSFNFYTLRLLTNFSLHLSKNKMSSNTDIIQSLNTRLSKAESDVKRLMKEIASIKGSMLQLVNENPTSMHVKREFSTDATDNFDDVLDTQPPKRFKQSPTQSDFTYNSDHIVVYTDGACENNGKKKAKAGIGVWFGNNHALNYSAPVIGKATNNVAEIQACIKAIDIVYELGNKKLLIKTDSQFVINAMTSWIVKWKKNNWTLSTGGEVKNKEEFIKLDQCCNKMDSIKWEYVAGHKGIEGNEGADQLARKGALNYR, encoded by the exons atgcgaaaatttttaataaatttggtgGAATTTTACTACGTAAACGTTAAcagctttaatttttatactttgaGACTTTTAACTAACTTTTCATTGCATTTATCTAAGAATAAAATGTCTTCAAATAC CGACATAATACAATCCTTAAATACTCGATTAAGCAAAGCTGAAAGTGATGTTAAGCGATTAATGAAAGAAATTGCTTCAATAAAGGGGAGTATGCTTCAACTTGTAAATGAAAATCCTACATCTATGCATGTTAAAAGGGAATTTTCAACTGATGCAACAGATAATTTTGATGATGTGTTAGATACTCAACCTCCGAAGCGTTTTAAACAATCCCCCACACAAAGTGATTTTACATATAATTCTGATCATATTGTTGTTTATACTGATGGAGCTTGTGAGAATAATGGGAAAAAGAAGGCCAAAGCAGGAATTGGAGTTTGGTTTGGAAACAACCATGCTTT AAACTATTCAGCTCCTGTCATTGGAAAAGCCACTAATAATGTAGCAGAAATCCAGGCTTGTATTAAAGCTATAGACATTGTTTATGAGttaggaaataagaaattattaataaaaaccgACTCTCAATTTGTTATAAACGCGATGACGTCTTGGATAGTGAAATGGAAGAAAAATAATTGGACCCTATCGACTGGTGGTgaggttaaaaataaagaggaatttataaaattggaccaatgttgtaataaaatgGATTCAATTAAATgg GAATATGTTGCTGGTCACAAAGGAATTGAAGGAAATGAGGGAGCTGATCAGTTAGCTCGAAAAGGGGCTTTAAATTATAGATAG
- the LOC111427749 gene encoding peroxisomal membrane protein PEX16 — protein sequence MSFIMFSFSELYRSYKNWIIKNPDKGSDFETTAKWISYFIAGRINNSHIVSELVYCLSNLLVFFNDRLIREGKNLLGPLENGNKLKEWMTVLEYSEVFLELSGQKLWGNKGRWFIVVCTQIIKCLSRFILIKKYKEKIIQSPPIPILDRMNLTPELTEEESVDVNKEVESASFTLKQSGKVIRKVDSNLSRIRDWNPVVSNSQVDSILEKDLAGRQFIAEMLYITKPIIHLCSSACFGYNTWKPWTLSLFMDITSLHLYYTCMQMKRGALTRKQRIQLSKRTLLLIMYILRSPFYEKHTQSPIENILKGLGNNIPLMGIISQPLLNYLPFWQSNYAYIWST from the exons ATGTCTTTTATAATGTTCAGCTTTTCGGAACTTTACCGTTCCTACAAGAATTGGATTATAAAGAATCCAGATAAAGGTAGCGATTTCGAAACCACAGCGAAATGGATATCTTACTTCATAGCAG GAAGAATTAATAATTCGCATATTGTCTCGGAATTAGTGTATTGTTTGAGTAATCTTTTGGTGTTTTTTAACGATCGTTTAATAAGGgaaggaaaaaatttattggggCCATTAGAAAATGGGAATAAACTAAAAGAATGGATGACCGTTCTCGAGTACTCTGAGGTGTTTTTGGAATTATCTGGACAGAAATTGTGGGGGAATAAAGGAAGATGGTTTATTGTAGTTTGTACTCAAATCATAAA ATGCCTttcaagatttattttaatcaaaaaatataaagaaaagattaTACAATCTCCCCCAATTCCAATTTTGGATCGAATGAATTTAACACCAGAATTAACTGAAGAAGAATCTGTTGATGTTAATAAAGAAGTAGAGTCTGCTTCATTTACATTAAAACAATCTGGAAAAGTGATTCGaaaagttgattcaaatttaaGTAGAATTAGAGATTGGAATCCTGTTGTTTCAAATTCCCAAGTTGATAGTATCCTTGAAAAGGATCTTGCTGGGAGGCAGTTTATTGCAGAAATGTTATACATCACAAAGCCAATTATTCATTTATGCAGCTCAGCTTGTTTTGGTTATAACACTTGGAAACCATGGACTTTATCATTATTTATGGATATCACAAG ctTACATCTATATTATACTTGTATGCAAATGAAACGTGGTGCTTTGACCAGAAAACAACGCATACAACTTTCTAAAAGAacactattattaataatgtatatATTAAGATCACCATTTTATGAAAAACACACCCAATCTCCcattgaaaacattttaaaaggtTTGGGGAATAACATTCCACTAATGGGGATTATTAGTCAACCTTTATTGAATTATTTGCCATTTTGGCAGAGTAATTATGCTTACATTTGGTCTACGTGA